The Penaeus monodon isolate SGIC_2016 chromosome 1, NSTDA_Pmon_1, whole genome shotgun sequence DNA window ttgcGTTTTTGTAGTTAACTAATAtcaaaatgccaaaaaaactaccACAACGCTATACGAATCTTATTGCAAGTCATGACGCAAGAATCAATTCGCAGCAAACAGAATTCCGCTAATAAAAATTGCAACAGATATGAGTGCAAGAGTCAcctggaaaaaatgtaaaaggtcAATTTTTTTCTGAGTGCAACCACTATGGAGACCATGGTGGTTGCCATCTGCTTCTCCGTGTACTGTCTCATAGTAGTTGCTACCATTACCGCATACCATACGAATGCAATgatggagcctagacttcggattaatATGTCTGTAACTTATTGattaaccacaacaaaatatgcGCTTCTGTTTTTGCAAATCTATTCCTAGTATTACGATTTTGTATAAATTCTTACATCATGATATGCACTGATTACCAACTTAAATCAACGCCGAAATCATGGCATCGCACTCGTAATGAACTCATACCTCCTGTTTCCCTAGCACTGGTTTGCAGTTGATAACATAGTACTGGTTATCAGTGCTATGCTATCAGATGATAGAGGATTTCTGTGGCTGAGCAAGGATACGGTTCAACAGCCAGATCATGCCTTTGTTACCAACACCGGTTCTTTTCTGCCTAATGTCTGCTGCTTACTTGGCAGACCGCTTCCGATTCTTTCCTGGCGCAGGATTTTTTACTTGACTGAGCAAAGTATCTCTAGCTCagtgtgtacatacaaatgcgTAAATGTAAGTACTCACGCATGTTTTGGCATATGTATGAATCTGTTTCTTGTATTTCACCCTAAACTGCATATATCCGCATAGCCTACACTGTTCCAtgcgtttttattataatttagccAGGAAAGTACACATTATGAAAGCGCTCCTGTATCTATAAGACAATgggaaaatttgtttgtttgtttgtactatacatgtgtgtgtgtgtgtgtgtgtgtgtgtgtgtgtgtgtgtgtgtgtgtgtgtgtgtgtgtgtgtgtgtgtgttgtgtgtgtggtttgtgttgttggttgtgtgtgtgtgtgtgtgtgtgtgtgtgtgtgtgtgtgtgtgtgtgtgtgtgtgtgtgtgtgtgtgtgtgtgtgtgtgtgtgtgtgtgtgtgtgtgtgtgcactgtggcTGCTGATGGGCGCCTGTGATTGCCAGTGCGGACTGCGAATGAATGATGCCAACTAGCAGCACTCATGCTATATGGGTTATTCAGTAGCGGCCAACCTGTACTTGATTACATGGTAAATAACAGTTATCCGAAGATAAGCAGTATAACTATGAAATTAGCTTCATGGATCAATAAACATTATGATCAATTATACAGGCCAGTTTCCAAAATGCCAAAGAAAATCCTCTCGAACGCCACTCAAAGCACATACAACATCAAGGGAAACATTCTACACCACATGTAGGGCATTAGTTGGGGCGCGACCCTACTATCTCGTGAGTCGCCCACGTACAAATTTATGTTCCTTAGGTACAATGTGAGTAAAGGGCACAAGCACTGCGCACAAACGCGAGGATCCCAGTTCAGATCTAATAGCTGGTGAACGGGCCAAAATGGAGGGAATGAAAGACTGCCGGGAATTCATAACTAATGTGGTCTACAGCTCGTACTGGCAGCTGTTTTAGCTGAAGAATTGTTtggtatataaaaaagagagaaaaaaaagataaaaacaatacccTGTCACCAGAAATATCTGCTGTACAAAAATATCCACTACTTTCAGGTTCTGACCTAATCTATCATGAAGTATTGACAGTTAAGCTGCGTTCGGAATTGCTCGTCCATCGCGGACGGACGTAGTTTGTGTTTCGAGCCATCTTCAGCTGGCAAAGAAACAGACTAAATGTCAGAGTCAGTTTTCTTATAAACATGAGTTGCTGTGGAATTATTAGACCAAAATAGTAGTGTACATCCTCAAATTCCTCGATACATTTCACAAGAAACAGCCGGGGATCCGACCGGTTTTCCGACTTGTTTGCTCGTCCGTTCGAGTTGAGCGAACAGTTGCGAACGCACCATTAGGTGACACAAATAAAACTACAGCCTCGTGGGAATCTTTGTTTCATACGTTTTATTTGTGACTAGTGCATGACTTCTGCTGTCTCGGTGATTCATGAGGGGAACATAATTTATGAATATTGCAATGGACAGTTGAAGTAAAGCGAAGGTATTTGGGTGGGTTTGCATGTAATTCCGTCAGCCATTTGTTCCTTGCATTAAAATCCTACAGGTTTGCATAAGCCTATAGACCAGGGGCCGGCGACCTTTGGCACACGTGCCAGACTTGGCACGTAGAGTGCTTGCCTATGGCACGCCATGTGATGCGAAAgggcaaagaaaaaacaataaagcaatgagagagagagagagagcttcatCAATGTGGTCAGTTAATTTTAAAGATCTTTTAGAAATAGTGGAAGCGAGTACGAATGATCATGTAGCCTCCAAATCAAACTCCTGGACTTCATTGCCTGATAAATTAGCAAGGGCAAGGGTCGCAATTAATATGGTGAGTATAaattcaaatttatatatgtatatatatatatatatatatatatatatatatatatatatttttttttacttatatacatatatatatataattatatattatatatatatatatatatattaatatatataatatataatagtatagtttattattttaaatatatttatttatctattaacacacacacacacacacacacacacacacacacacacacacacacacacacacacacaccacacacacatatatatatatattatataatattatatatataatatatatatatatatatgtgtgtgtgtgtgtgtgtgtgtgtgtgtgtgtgtgtgtgtgtgtgtgtgtgtgtgcgtgtgtgtgtgtgtgtacattagaaattattattacgtagaaaccaaacacaaaccaaagTCCGTTTCATGTGCATTTGTTAAATGTTAAAGTTATGATGAAAAccttaattacatattttttacaacCTATACatggtctgttgttgttgtttttgatatatCATCAATCATGGCATAAGCAAtacaatgttgttttttttctattatcaatatctgGTAACCTCTTCTTATAATAGCAAGATATTTTCTAGTTAAATCCTTGTCTTCCATTGTAACTGAAACACAATTTTACATTTTAGCATCGTTGATGATAAAACCTAGATGCATGTTGCCAGATAactgcatacacacgtacacataaacaaaacacacacacacacacacacacatataaacatatatatacacacaatatatatatatatatatatatatatatatatatatatatatatatctatatctatatctatatctatctatctatctatctctctctctctctctctctctctctctctctctctctctctctctctctctctctctctctctctctctctctctctatatatataatatatatatatatatatatatatatatatatatatatataagtataaatatgtatatatatgtgtatgtatgtatatacatatgcatatatatgtatacatatatatacgtgtatatatatgcgcgcgcgcgcacacacacacacacacacacacacacacacacacacacacacacacacacacacacacacacacacacacacacacacgcacgcacacgcgcgcacacgcgcgcacacacacacacacacacacacacacacacacacacacacacacacacacacacactcacacacacgcacacgcacacgcacacgcacacgcacacgcacacgcacacgcacacgcacacgcacacgcacgcacgcacgcacgcactagaTGAGTCAGTGTCCCTTATAATTTCTGGAGCACCTACCCAACCTCAAGCGCCCCTGCAGTTGCCCTTCCTCTGCGCTTCTGCTTGTCATTACCTCAGTccatgcgaatgcgatgatggagccttgactttttttatttttcttttctttttttaccaattCAGTTAAATTTTGGAAATCTGTTACTTGTATTAcaattttgtataaattcttaTATCATGCTATAGACAGGTAATCATTGATTACTGGCTCCAGTGCCAAAATGCCAAAATCATAGCTATAGCACCGCATACGTATCATGGAAGTGTGAATAGGGGCAAGTGCTTCGGGATCACGAGTCGAAATTGTTAGTCCacacgatgatgatgttgaggagTGAACTTACAGAACTACATTCgctcccacccccaaacacataaaTGGCAGTTGCAGTAAGCACATTGAAGAGTCAAACACCAGAGTTACCACAGGACTCCGAGGGGGTTCGCCTGACACATGAATTGCCTGCTGTCTCCCGGCCTGCCATCACTCAGTTGCATGTCCCAGAATACCATGATGTATCTTCCAGCTGTTCCGAAGGGTTTCACGACGACGTTCTGTCCTATCTCGGTGTCAAAGTACCTGGTTCCGTCGCCCCAAACGAGGTCGGTGCCGACCTTCTTAAGGTCCATGTACAGGGAGCCTTCAGTCGCTGACGGAagcaagagggaagggggtaaggcaCACTGGCTGACGATGAATTATGCGAActgatatacacatgtatagtatatatatatatatatatatatatatatatatatatatatatatatatatatatatatatatatatatatatatatattgtgtgtgtgtgtgtgtgtgtgtgtgtgtgtgtgtgtgtgtgtgtgtgtgtgtgtgtgtgtgtgtgtgtgtgtgtgtgtgtgtgtgtgtgttcatatatattcattgtgtgtgtttgcatatacacaGTAATCACCTGTTGTAGTTGTGAAGTCTCCCAGCATCTGGTATTGCTGCATCGTCTTGTAAATGCCGAGGCGGTGTCCGGGGATCCTCTCGCAGTTCGTTTTGGCTGACGCGTACGTCGTGAGCTCGGCCGGTTTCAGGTACAGGAGTCCGTCCACGTCGAAGCGGTAATCGCCCTCCACGGAAGCTGTTcagatagttacatatatatacatacatgcatatatgtgtgcatacacacacacacacacacacacacacacacacacacacacacacacacacacacacacacacacagacacacacacacacgcaacgcacgaacacatacggatagacagatagctaaagGATTAGAAATATCAAATAATTAACCCTGATTCCTCATTTTATCTAAACATCTAAAACCatggattttcatttttatgcaaAGCTAGAGTGCCAGTTCTTAAATCCAATTATTATTCAACATGCCAGAATTAGAATCAAGAATTTGTATGATAAATGATAGTGATTTGctgaataaataatcataaatgtagCACCAGAGTGCAGAATGCACAGTCACAGTCACCTATATAATTAGACAGaaacaatattattactaatgttaaatAGCAAGAAATACTATTAAAGCCTTGAAGTTTCTCGATCAGGCAAGCGGGTTATTGTGAATGTATAGTTCAGGTGCTATTTGCGTTTTTCATTCACACAACATGACTTGTACATGTAACATGCTGTATTTACATAGCTGTGGCATGGGAAATATTTTCACTTTGATTTTGACATCAACATGTATTTACGACAGCAAAATCTAAAAAGTCTTAGCTAACACAGGATTTATTGGGCTTCCAAACAGAGTATTACCAGATCATTGGACGTGTGTGGTCAGAAGTGCTGCTGGCTGtatacatgtttgcatgtgtttcttAGATACATTTGGTAATGGGTTGGGTGATCTTCCATCATCAATATGTCCATTTAGTTTAGTCTCTTTAATATGCCTGAAATGCCTTAAATaatccacctcccttcccctggcGTAGGTAGTACTACGACATTCATCATACTTTTATTTTGGATGTTGATTATAAGGATTACAAATAAGGGTTTCTCCTGGATGTTCCCGAATGCAACCCCTCTCATTGCAGGGCGGGAAGTCCGTCGGGGGATTAGTCTCACCTTGTAAGAAGAAATAGACAGCGTCCGTGTTGTTCTCGACCAGGTGCTCCGAAGGGCCTGCGTCGGCTAGCCTGCACTCGGAGGTCCCGTCAGTGAGGTTGACGAAGGACCAAGCCAGGCACGAGAGTCGCACGAAGCACATGCTCTTGCAGTCGCCTGttggaggcagggggaagggtgaTTGACTTGCTCtgtctttcttctgttctctcgtgTGTCTGTTCTATACTGGTGGTCTGACTACCTGTACTTTGTGCTTACGCGCATACATAAGGCCTGTTTGTGTGTCAATGTTCGTCTATTAATAGCAAACCCGATGCTGCTCACAGATGCTGGAGGCCGGCAGGGTCTCCGCCACGTCCGCGTCCGGGATGGTCTTCCCAAGAGCCATGAAGAAGTTCCCTTTGGGAGACTTGATGTAGTGGACGCTCGGGCCCAACGCCGTTCCCGCCGCCGCCAGCGCCGCCGCCAGCGCCACCGCTAGCCTCGCTGCGTCCACAGTCATCGCTGGGAGTTTCTGTAGGTCTCTCTGTAACTATGTATTACCTCAACATCTGCAAATaaatataaggattttttttctcttagaattatgaaaaaataaagtaaataccaAGTATTACAAGACATGCTAGCCAATGACCAGGACACAGTTGATTCGCGTCCTTTAGAGTCTGGTCAGAGGTTCTATATGAATAATTAGAAAAGAGGAAAGCTCTCATCGGAGGAATACATTGATAAACATTATATACTcttatgtctatttattttatctcaaTTATACCTTTCACTCACATTATTATTTCCCGAGCTACACTGCACTGACTTTGAAAATATCTCAGttcttaattaaaaaatttgggtccATATTATTTGTCTGATATTGCCCACTGTAATCTCATAAATTTTGCCGTATTATTTGCAATGAACTACCTACTCACACTTGTTCGTATCGAAATTACATAATTCCCTTTCTGAAAATAAAGTAGATAATAAACAGACGTTAAAAGACGTGGCACCTCGACTGCGACGCGGACTGGAAATGGCGCTGTTAAAAGGACTTACGGATCTTGAAGCGTCCTTCTCTAGAGCCTCTGGGAACTGAGAAGTCCACTGCCTCAGGAACCTTGACCTGAAAGGCAAGTGAACGAATGAACGCGACCCTCAGTGCGTGCGAGCGTCGAGGACAGCGGATGATATATTTAAACTGAGGGTGATACATCGGTCGGAGTCCGGCGCGGGCTTTCCCTTTAAAGCATTGCTGTATACATAGTCAATGTATAGTTATCGAGCGTGGGTCATGCAGACagtaggtagaggagagagagagagagagagagagagagagcaagagagaaagagagagacagagagagagagtggagagagagagagagggtagagagagagagagagagagagagagagagagagagagagagagagagagaaagagagagagagagagagagagagagagagagagaggagaggagaggggagagagagaagagagagagagaagagagagagagagaagagagagagagaggagagagaggagagagagagagagagaatagagagcgagagaagagaagagagaacgagagaagagaagagagagagagagagacagagagggggggagggggaggggaggagaaaaaaggagagagaaaagggagaaaaaggggagagagaaggagagagaggagagagagagagaggagagagagagaggagagagagagagaggagagaagagagaagggggaagagagagaagagagaggggagagaggggaggggggggagtaaggagggagggggagggagagagagagagagagagagagaatcagaaaaaataaagttaaacaaAAATGAATCGCAGAGAACAGTTGAATCTTCCATGGGCGCATTTTTTCATCGTACCCTGATACTTACCGCCATTAAATGAACGAGCGAGTTCGCCTTAACGACatcaaagaatattttttatcACTGTGTCGCTCGTTTTTGCTATAATGACGCAGAAAGAATATTTATTTCGAAATGTGTCGTTGACATGAACTAGTCGATGGATTCATTTCAATAAATTTtgccccagagagagagagacattcagagagagagagaga harbors:
- the LOC119573056 gene encoding uncharacterized protein LOC119573056, which encodes MTVDAARLAVALAAALAAAGTALGPSVHYIKSPKGNFFMALGKTIPDADVAETLPASSICDCKSMCFVRLSCLAWSFVNLTDGTSECRLADAGPSEHLVENNTDAVYFFLQASVEGDYRFDVDGLLYLKPAELTTYASAKTNCERIPGHRLGIYKTMQQYQMLGDFTTTTATEGSLYMDLKKVGTDLVWGDGTRYFDTEIGQNVVVKPFGTAGRYIMVFWDMQLSDGRPGDSRQFMCQANPLGVLW